The DNA window GTCTGTCTAGTGTTGAATGGTGTGGAAACAGTCCGTCTAGTGTTGGATGGTGTGGGGGAACAGTCTGTCTAGTGTTGGATGGTGTGGGGGAACAGTCTGTCTAGTGTTGAATGGTGTGAGGGGAACAGTCTGTCTGGTGCTGGATGGTGTGGGGGGGAACAGTCTGTCTAGTGTTGGATGGTGTGGGGGGAACAGTCTGTCTAGTGTTGAATGATGGGGAAACAGTCCGTCTAGTGTTGGATGGTGTGGGGGAAACAGTCCGTCTAGTGTTGAATGATGTGGGGGAAACAGTCCGTCTAGTGTTGAATGGTGTGGGGGAAACAGTCCGTCTAGTGTTGGATGGTGTGGGGGAAACAGTCCGTCTAGTGTTGGATGGTGTGGGGGGAACAGTCTGTCTAGTGTTGAATGGTGTGAGGGGGAACAGTCTGTCTGGTGTTGGATGGTGTGGGGGGGAACAGTCTGTCTAGTGTTGAATGATGTGGGGGAAACAGTCCGTCTAGTGTTGAATGGTGTGGGGGAAACAGTCCGTCTAGTGTTGAATGGTGTGGGGGAAACAGTCCGTCTAGTGTTGAATGGTGTGAGGGGGAACAGTCTGTCTAGTGTTGGATGGTGTGGGGGGGAACAGTCTGTCAAGTGTTGAATGGTGTGGGGGAAACAGTCTGTCTAGTGTTGAATGGTGtgagggggggggcagtctgtatAGTGTTGGATGGTGTGGGGGAAACAGTCTGTCTAGTGTTGAATGGTGTGGGGGAAACAGTCTGTCTAGTGTTGAATGGTGTGGGGGGAACAGTCTGTCTAGTGTTGGATGGTGTAGGGGGGGACGAACAGTCTGTCTAGTGTTGAATGGTGTGAGGGGGCAGTCTGTATAGTGTTAGATGGGTGGGGGGGGGACAGTCTGTCTAGTGTTGGATGGTGTAGGGGTACACAGTCTGTCTAGTGTTGAATGGTGTGGGGGAAACAGTCTGTCTAGTGTTGAATGGTGTGGGGGAAACAGTCTGTCTAGTGTTGAATGGTGTGAGGGGGGGCAGTCTGTATAGTGTTagatggtgtggggggggggacagtcTGTCTAGTGTTGGATGGTGTAGGGGTACACAGTCTGTCTAGTGTTGAATGGTGTGGGGGAAACAGTCTGTCTAGTGTTGAATGGTGTGAGGGGGGGGCAGTCTGTATAGTGTTAGATGGTGTGGGGGTACAGTCTGTCTGGTGTTGGATGGTGTGGGGGGACAGTCTGTCTAGTGTTGAATGGTGTGGGGGGGGAACAGTCTGTCTAGTGTTGGATGGTGTAGGGGTAAACAGTCTGTCTGGTGTTGAATGGTGTGGGGAGAAACAGTCTGTCTAGTGTTGGATGGTGTGGGGGGAACAGTCTGTCTGGTGTTGGATGGTGTGGGGGGGAACAGTCTGTCTAGTGTTGAGCtgttacttccggcgccgacagagatggccgcctcacttggcgttcctaggaaactatgcagttttttgttttttttacgtgttatttcttacattagtaccccaggtcatcttaggtttcattacatacagtcgagaagaactactgtatataagatcagcgtcaacccaccatcagtacgaccaagaatatgtttttcgcgacgcggatcctgtgttctgccttacaaacaggacaacggaatggatcgcatgcagcgacccaaaaaaacaactcagaaaaagagggaaacgaggcggtcttctggtcagactacggagacgggcacatatTGCCCCACTTCTTAgaattcttcttgccaatgtcctgtctcttgacaacaaggttgatgaaatccgagcaagggtagcattccagagggacatcagagactgtaacgttctgtgcttcacggaaacatggctgactggagagacgctatccgaagcggtgcagccaacgggtttttccacgcatcgcgccgacagaaacaaacacctttctggtaagaagaggggtgggggtgtatgccttatggctaacgaggcatggtgcgatgaaagaaacatacaggaactcaaatccttctgttcatctgatttagaattcctcacaatcaaatgtagaccgcattatctaccaagagaattctcttcgattataatcacagccgtatatatccccccccaagcagacacatcgatggctctgaatgaactttatttaactctttacaaactggaaaccatttatccggaggctgcattcattgttactggggattttaacaaggctaatctgaaaacaagactccctaaattttatcagcatatcgattgcacaaccaggggtggaaaaaccttggatcactgttactctaacttccgcgacgcatataaggccctgccccgcccccttcggaaaagctgaccacgactccattttgctgatacctgcctacagacaaaaattaaaaaagaagctcccacgctgaggtctgtccaacgctggtccgaccaagctgactccacactccaagactgcttccatcacgtggactgggacatgtttcgtattgcgtcagataacaacattgacgaatacgctgattcggtgtgcgagttcattagaacgtgcgttgaatatgtcgttcccatagcaacgattaaaacattccctaaccagaaaccgtggattgatggcagcattcgcgtgaaactgaaagcgcgaaccactgctttcaatcagggcaaggtgtatggtaacatgactgaatacaaacagtgcagctattccctccgtaaggctatcaaacaagctaagcgtcagtacagagacaaagtagaatctcaatctcaacggctcagacacaagaggcatgtggcagggtctacagtcaatcacggactacaggaagaaatccagcccagtcacggaccaggatgtcttgctcccaggcagactaaataacttttttgcccgctttgaggacaatacagtgccactgacacggcctgcaacggaaacatgcggtctctccttcactgcagccgaggtgcaGTGAAGGtgcatttaaacgtgttaaccctcgcaaggctgcaggcccagacggcatccccagccgcgccctcagagcatgcgcagaccagctggctggtgtgtttacggacatattcaatcaatccctataccagtctgctgttcccacatgcttcaagagggccaccattgttcctgttcccaagaaagctaaggtaactgagctaaacgactaccgccccgtagcactcacttccatcatcatgaagtgctttgagagactagtcaaggaccatatcacctccaccctacctgacacgctagacccactccaatttgcttaccgcccaaataggtccatctggacaattttttattttttaaattttacctttatttaaccaggcaagtcagttaagaacaaattcttattttcaatgacggcctgggaacagtgggttaactgcctgttcaagggcagaacgacagatttgtaccttgtcagctcgggggtttgaactcacaaccttccggttactagtccaacgctccaaccactaggctaccctgtcgccccgacaagaggaatacctatgtgagaatgctgttcatcgactacagctcggcattcaacaccatagtaccctccaagctcgtcatcaagctcgagaccctgggtctcgaccccgccctgtgcaactgggtactggacttcctgacgggccgcccccaggtggtgagggtaggtaacaacatctcctccccgctgatcctcaacactggggccccacaagggtgcgttctgagccctctcctgtactccctgttcacccacaactgcgtggccacgcacgcctccaactcaatcatcaaggcCATCAACtcatatctcaaggccatcagactgttaaacagccaccactaacattgagtggctgctgccaacacactgacactgactcaactccagccactttaataatgggaattgatgggaaatgatgtaaatatatcactagccactttaaacaatgctaccttatataatgttacttaccctacattattcttctcatatgcatacgtatatactgtactctatatcatcgactgcatccttatgtaatacatttatcactagccactttaactatgccactttgtttacatacttatctcatatgtttatactgtactcgataccatctactgtatcttgcctatgctgctctgtaccatcactcattcatatatccttatgtacatattctttatccccttacactgtgtataagacagtagtttaggaattgttagttagattacttgttggttattactgcattgtcggaactagaagcacaagcattttgctacactcgcattaacatctgctaaccatgtgtatgtgacaaataaatttgatttgatttgaatggtgTGGGGGGGAACAGTCTGTCTAGTGTTGGATGGTGTAGGGGGAAACAGTCTGTCTAGTGTTGGATGGTGTAGGGGGAACAGTCTGTCTAGTGTTGGATGGTGTGGGGGAACAGTCTGTCTAGTGTTGGATGGTGTGGGGGAAACAGTCTGTCTAGTGTTGGATGGTGGGGGGAACAGTCTGTATAGTGTTGGATGGTGTAGGGGGAACAGTCTGTCTGGTGTTGGATGGTGTGGGGGGACAGTCTGTCTAGTGTTGGATGTGGTGTGggggggcagtctgtctagtGTTGAATGGTGTGGGGGGGGACAGTCTGTCTAGTGTTGAATGGTGTGGGGGGGACAGTCTGTCTAGTGTTGaatggtgtgggggggggggcagtctgtctgGTGTTGGATGGTGTAGGGGGAAACAGTCTGTCTAGTGTTGAATGGTGTAGGGGGAAACAGTCTGTCTGGTGTTGGATGGTGTGTGGGagaacagcctgtctggtgttgGATGGTGTGGGGGGAACAGTCTGTCTAGTGTTGGATGGTGTGGTGGGAACAGTCTGTCTCGTGCTGTACGGTGTGGGGTGTGGGTGGGGGGGACAGTGTCAGATACCCAGGATGAAGAAACGTGCAGGGCACTATGTCCCAGACACTGatgttatgtcccaaatggcatcctgtagGGAATATGGTTACACTTGGGACACAACCTCTACTGTCCTCcttcagggatgtgtgtgtgtgtgtgtgtgtgtgtgtgtgtgtgtgtgtgtgtgtgtgtgtgtgtgtgtgtgtgtgtgtgtgtgtgtgtgtgtgtgtgtgtgtgtgtgtgtgtgtatgattgaCATCCATCATCCTCAACCAGAGTGATGTTACTAATATGAGTGTATTCTTATGTTATATAACATTTTTGATTGATGTTTGATGAATAGGAAAATATCACTCAATGTCGCCTTTCTTTCTTCCCCATGTCTCCAGAGTCCTGTGGTTGAGTGATGACTCAGACTGGGGAAGAGAATGCTACTCACCGTGCAGCACCCACTGATCCCCAGCACCACCCCAGCACCATGTCTCCAGAGTCCTGTGGTTGAGTGATGACTCAGACTGGGGAAGTGAATGCTACTCACCGTGCAGCACCCACTGATCCCCAGCACCACCCCAGCACCATGTCTTACTACCCTACAGCCAACCACTGTGTTTGAGGGACCATACATGAAAactgagagagggatggaacTATATTTCAGATTGAATGTGAGTACTGTGGATATTAAGTAACAAACACAGTCTTACAAACTGtcagaggcagagagaagaacaGCATGGAGGACAGTGAGCTTATCTTTCTGGAGCGCCATGATGAGGGCGAGGGCCCTGCCGTGGCCTTCTCCAAAGACAAGCCTGGAGTCAGGGAGGGCCCTACCGTGGCCTTCTCCAAAGACAAGCCTGGAGTCAGGGAGGGCCCTACCGTGGCCTTCTCCAAAGACAAGACTGGAGTCATGGAGACCAGGGACAGTAGGTTTGACTCAGGCCTGGGGCTAGGTTTGGGGCTGGAGCCAGGCCAGGGACGCCGCTCCTCGGGCTtccacatccccctctccccctcctctccggGCTCCCTGGCTGACCTGGCCATGGCCTCGTCACCACCCCCCGGCCTGGTGAAGTCCTCCTCCACTGAGCTGCAGACCAAGGAGACTGGTTCCTTGAGAAGCTCCAAACCCCTCCTCAGCCTGGTCAAGTCCCTCTCCACCGAGATCTCCCACCTCGAGCCCGAGGTCTACCTCTCCAAGTCGGACTCCAAGCTCCACATGCACCCCTGGAAGCAGTTCACCCAGACCCAACCCAAGCTCCAGGAGGCTGGTTTTGGGAATGATAGCTGGATGGCACCCCCGTCCCCCGTTTCCCCCACGGAGCCCAAAGGAAGTTCCCTGATGACTGAGTTCGAGGACACGCGGAGGAAGTTCTCGGAGGCCATACATGACCCCATGAGCATGTGGGGTAAAATGATGGGGGACGAGTCGAGCTCGGGGAGCCCCAAACAGAAGGTGTCTGGGGGGGTCGGGGACTCACCTGCCTCCCTTGGTAGCTGTGGAGGTGGTGGGAGTGGGACCCCATTGAACATTGAAGATGGGAGCACAGAGACACAAGTAAGATACAGACGTGGAACAGACAGTGAACTGGGTGTGTGTGAAACCCCACTAAGGAGACCCAGGAAGGGCCTTCTGAAGCCCTCACTTTCCCCAGAGCACCATAGCCAGCTGGGGGATAGCCTCTACGAGATCTGCACCAACGGAGACCTCATCCAGGTGGTAGAGGTCCAGGGGGTCGGAACCAGTGGAGCTGGTACCAGAGGTCAGCATCGAGGAACCCATCCCCAGGCTCGAGGCAGGATTCCTGGGGTTCCTGTAGCCTCAGTGCCTGTCCGCTGGCTCTTGTTTGTGGGCGTACTTGCCTATGGGTTCTTTGTGCTCCCTCTGCCCTCCTATGTGACTGGGCTGTCCCTGGGGCTAGCATGTGGGTTCCTGTTAGGGTTGGTGGTGGTCCTGGTGTTAACGCCACGTCCGCGCTCCAGAGCTTTGCCCCCCTGGGGCACTACAGGGGCCCGGTGGTCCCAAGACAACAGCCTGCTGCCCTCGGACCCTGTTGGTGGGCCGCGCACAGATGCTGAAGTCCTGGAGGTGAGTTTGAGGATATGGGAGTGGTCACACACAAGTAACATAGATTGATAGAGTTACAGtaggacaacacagacagacggacgaaCAGATAGAttgtcacagagagacagacagatacataggcagacagacagacagacagacagacagacagacagacaggcaggcaggcaggcaggcaggcaggcaggcagatggtCAGCCCTtaaaaatacaaagaaaacagGCTTTCatcaattttttaaatattttttatagtTGATACATTTCTGTCTCATGAACCAATGCACGagccacatactgtatctaaggTAACAATCATTACTACTGTCTTGGTCTCTATAgagtggaggagtagagaccTGTGTTTCTGTGAATGGGTGAGTGAATGAGGCTAGGTGCTGATTAGAGAGGATAGTGAGAACTGAGGGGCTTACAGCCATGGGGCTGCTTCCGCAATAGcagcctattccctttgtagtgcactacttttgaccagggccctgttaaAAGGTGGTGCACCACATAggggataggatgccatttgggacacataccaTCTCCCTCAGTTGTAACCCATGTAGTTCCTGTACATCCTCTGCCCCTTGGCCTTTGATTAGTGAGGAATGAGGGGCTTATAGCCGCCCGGTCCAGATAGATCCCATGTCAGTCTACTGTAGCCCAGGAAGTCCCTGTGTTCCCTCTGGCCCTTGGCCTTCTAGAGCTGGAGCTACGCAGTGCTAATAACCCCCAGAGCCCAGTTTTAAACCCTCTGTATCTAGGCCAGTTGACTTGCTAGTCTGATGGATTGATTGTGGATTGGTTGTGGTTTAACGTCTGTCTATCCTCGTGGCAGACTTCCACCTGTGTTGTCACTCTGTGCTTTGTATCGTTTTTCATAATTGTTGGtcaaatgcgtgtgtgtgtttgtgtgtgtgtgtgtgtgtgtgtgtgtgtcccatctCCCAGTCCATTAGCTGTAGCAGCTGTGATATTTCTGTCTTGATTAATTCAGTTGGCTCTAAGCTGAACCCAAGACATAAGAAACACAAATTAGCTCAGTAGAACACTGCAAAACAGTCAAATTAGGTTGAAGCTTTTAAGGCTATAAGccaaacagacagcttggtgcattcgacataaataaatacaagccgtgatgaagtcaatctctcttcctctttgagacaggagagattgacatgcatattattaatattagctctccaGCCATGCTGCCACATTCTGAactaattgcaattttcctaaatcCTTTTtcgtggcacctgaccacacgactgaacaggtgcgacaaaactaggaccTGCCTTTGACAGTGCTGTTaggaaggtagaaactagggcttGTAAGACCTGCCTTGtcgacagtgctgttaagaaggtagaaactaggcctgtaggacctgccttgttgacagtgctgttaagaaggtagaaactagggcctgtgggacctgccttgttgacagtgctgtcaagaaggtagagcagcgctttatcatggacatacttctccccatcttagttactgttgtatcaatatgttttgaccatgacagtttacaatccagggttactccaagcagtttagtcacctcaacttgctcaatttccacatgatttattacaagatttagttgaggtttatggtttagtgaatgatttgtcccaaatacaatgctttaagttttagaaatattgaggactaacttattcctacCACacactctttgttaagtgttgcagtcatttcagtcgctgtagtagctgacatgtataatgttgagtcatccgcaAACATAGACACTCTGAGGTttcctcaaagccagtggcaattcattagtaaagattgaaaaaaggtAAGGGCCTTGACAGCTGCCTTgcggaattcctgattctactggattatgttggagaggcttccattaaagaacaccctctatgttctgttagataggtaactctttatccacagcaGGGgctgtaaagccataacacatacgttttgccagcagcagactatgatcgataaatTCAAAggccacactgaagtctaacaaaacagcccccacaatctttttattatcaatttctgTGTGTCTTCCAAGTCCAGTAGGTGAACAATCAGACATGCCAAACAAGCAGATTAATGTCACAGCGTGACTACGTTACCTAAGCTCTAAGCCCGAGTTCTGCCTCAGAGGAACAGAAACGTACCTGATTCACACTGTAGGGCCGACCCAACCTGTACTGGTCTGGCTTgaatattgtattttcatattgttCTTTCCAGTGTGGTTGCAGCAACTATGATGGAGGTGTAACCATGCCTGTCCAGTACAGCTCCACTTGGCTCAGTAGTGTAAAATGGTAGTAGAGAGCTGCCCCAAGCTCTGGTTTCACTGCCATAGATTTGACTACAAGTAAATCACGGCGCTTAATAACCAATGAGTATTCAGGTAATACTAGGAAGGTTTATACTAGAACAATTACAGCAGGGAAGGAAGACAGATTTGAGACAGATTTGCTGACTGTGAAAGTTAACTGCCACAATATCTGACAACAAAAGAATGTCAATGTACATATCACCTTTAAGAGAAATTCATGGTAAGCAACTGCAAACAACAACAGCAAAAGTAAACATCAGTGAACAGCTGTGACTGCCCAAGTGAACACAATGTAAGAAAGTGAAAATAAGGTGAGTTTATTTGAGTGAGAGAAAAAcactaacaaacaaaaaaagctcACCAGGCAATAACCCAGAGCAATAGAGCCGGTCCCCTGTGATAGATaaaacatgtatagagccagtcccctgtgatagataagacatgtatagtgccagtctcctgtgatagataaaacatgtatagagccagtcccctgtgatagataagacatgtatagtgccagtctcctgtgatagataagacatgtatagagccagtcccctgtgatagataagacatgtatagagccagtcccctgtgatagataagacatgtatagagccagtcccctgcgatagataagacatgtatagagccagtctcctgtgatagataaaaCATGTATAGAGACAgtccctgtgatagataagacatgtatagagccagtctcctgtgatagataagacatgtatagaggcAGTCCCTgcgatagataagacatgtatagagccagtctcctgtgatagataagacatgtatatcctgcgatagataaaacatgtatagagccagtccctgtgatagataagacatgtatagtgcCAGTCTcttgtgatagataagacatgtatagagccagtcccctgtgatagataagacatgtatagtgtcagtctcctgtgatagataagacatgtatatcctgcgatagataaaacatgtatagagccagtcccctgtgatagataagacatgtatagagccagtctcctgtgatagataaaacatgtatggagccagtctcctgtgatagataaaacatgtatagagccagtcccctgtgatagataagacatgtatagtgccagtctcctgtgatagataaaacatgtatagagccagtctcctgtgatagataagacatgtatagtgccagtctcctgtgatagataaaacatgtatagagccagtcccctgtgatagataagacatgtatagtgccagtctcctgtgatagataaaacatgtatagagccagtcccctgtgatagataagacatgtatagtgccagtctcctgtgatagataagacatgtatagagccagtcccctgtgatagataagacatgtatagagccagtcccctgcgatagataagacatgtatagagccagtcccctgcgatagataagacatgtatagagccagtctcctgtgatagataaaacatgtatagagccagtcccctgtgatagataagacatgtatagagccagtctcctgtgatagataagacatgtatagaggcAGTCCCCTgcgatagataagacatgtatagagccagtctcctgtgatagataagacatgtatatcctgcgatagataaaacatgtatagagccagtcccctgtgatagataagacatgtatagtgccagtctcctgtgatagataagacatgtatagagccagtcccctgtgatagataagacatgtatagtgtcagtctcctgtgatagataagacatgtatatcctgcgatagataaaacatgtatagagccagtccctgtgatagataagacatgtatagagccagtctcctgtgatagataaaacatgtatggagccagtctcctgtgatagataaaacatgtatagagccagtcccctgtgatagataagacatgtatagtgccagtctcctgtgatagataaaacatgtatagagccagtctcctgtgatagataagacatgtatagtgccagtctcctgtgatagataaaacatgtatagagccagtcccctgtgatagataagacatgtatagtgccagtctcctgtgatagataaaacatgtatagtgccagtctcctgtgatagataagacatgtatagagccagtcccctgtgatagataagacatgtatagaggcagtcccctgtgatagataagacatgtatagagccagtcccctgtgatagataagacatgtatagagccagtcccctgtgatagataagacatgtatagagccagtctcctgtgatagataagacatgtatatcctgcgattgataaaacatgtatagagccagtcccctgtgatagataagacatgtatagtgccagtctcctgtgatagataagacatgtatagagccagtctcctgtgatagataagacatgtatatcctgtgatagataagacatgcatatcctgtgatagataagacatgtatatcctgtgatagataagacatgtatatcctgtgatagataagacatgtatagagccagtcccctgtgatagataagacatgtatagagccagtctcctgtgatagataagacatgtatagagccagtcccctgtgatagataagacatgtatagagccagtctcctgtgatagataaaacatgtatagagccagtctcctgtgatagataaaacatgtatagagccagtcccctgtgaaagataagacatgtatagagccagtccactgcgatagataagacatgtatagagccagtctcctgtgatagataagacatgtatatcctgcgatagataaaacatgtatagagccagtcccctgcgatagataaaacatgtatagagccagtcccctgtgatagataagacatgtatatcctgtgatagataagacatgtatatcctgtgatagataagacatgtatagagccagtcccctgtgatagataagacatgtatagagccagtcccctgtgatagataagacatgtatagagccagtcccctgtgatagataagacatgtatagagccagtcccctgtgatagataagacatgtata is part of the Oncorhynchus masou masou isolate Uvic2021 unplaced genomic scaffold, UVic_Omas_1.1 unplaced_scaffold_4767, whole genome shotgun sequence genome and encodes:
- the LOC135535306 gene encoding testis-expressed protein 2-like yields the protein MEDSELIFLERHDEGEGPAVAFSKDKPGVREGPTVAFSKDKPGVREGPTVAFSKDKTGVMETRDSRFDSGLGLGLGLEPGQGRRSSGFHIPLSPSSPGSLADLAMASSPPPGLVKSSSTELQTKETGSLRSSKPLLSLVKSLSTEISHLEPEVYLSKSDSKLHMHPWKQFTQTQPKLQEAGFGNDSWMAPPSPVSPTEPKGSSLMTEFEDTRRKFSEAIHDPMSMWGKMMGDESSSGSPKQKVSGGVGDSPASLGSCGGGGSGTPLNIEDGSTETQVRYRRGTDSELGVCETPLRRPRKGLLKPSLSPEHHSQLGDSLYEICTNGDLIQVVEVQGVGTSGAGTRGQHRGTHPQARGRIPGVPVASVPVRWLLFVGVLAYGFFVLPLPSYVTGLSLGLACGFLLGLVVVLVLTPRPRSRALPPWGTTGARWSQDNSLLPSDPVGGPRTDAEVLEGWMNEMPVYDPETYHPSLTHSVYATLEGSRLRLAYPRTNIPRQAAFDEPPHEVVFLRSRCYQLTNCKVSVSI